CGACAGCGGAAGGACATTACCATTCTCGATGCTTTTGGAAACACTGCCTGTGTGCGTGTTGATGCGGCCGACTGGGTTGACTTCTTGCAGTTGGGGAAACTCAATGGCCAATGGCAAATCGTCAATGTGTTGTGGGAGAAGCGCCGGGTTTGATTTTTTAATAAGCATATACCGGTACCTATAAACCATAGCTCCTTCCCAGGTGAAGATTTTTCGCCTGGGGGGATTTGTTGTTAGAAGATGAACCTGCTCTTCAATACTTTTTGCAATTGGCGTGATATTAAGAATGGCTATAATAAAGTATGGCCAATCTTGATCACGAACCCGATGAACCCCAGCTCTTATCGCTACTGGAAGATGCCATCGATTTTGCGAT
This DNA window, taken from bacterium, encodes the following:
- a CDS encoding nuclear transport factor 2 family protein; amino-acid sequence: RQRKDITILDAFGNTACVRVDAADWVDFLQLGKLNGQWQIVNVLWEKRRV